CCTCTGCTTCACAAACTCAAAGGCCTCGTCCAGCTTCACTCGGTTAGTCCTCATGAGGTAAGCAAGACAGATGGTGGCTGACCGGGAGATGCCGGCCTGGCAATGGACAAATACTCTCCCTCCGGCATCCTTGATGGAGTCTGGAACACAAAGTGGTGGGTTACTCAAAAACTCAGGAAACCAGCCCAAGCCCAGGTCAAAGACAGCTAAGAAATGTCACGTGTGACCTGTCCAGAGATGGCTAGGGTCAGCCTCGTGTTATCATATGGACTTCATGTGTGCACTGTGCATGGGAGAGCAAGGGATTTAAATCCAGACTAGGTATTTCCATTTAATTCTGGGCAAGTCACTCAGTTCAACTACCTGAGACTCGCTTTGCTACTCTTTGGGGAGGAAGGCTCAGGTGGGGATCACTCAAACCACCCCCTAAGAGGCTGGACTCAATGGCTCCAGCAGGAACACAAGGCACAAGCCCCAGACATCTTCATTTACCTATGAAGTCAATTGCCTCGTTGAACCAGGAGCTGATGTCCGCCTTGTGGTTGTCCTCCACAGGGATGCTCTTGTACTGGTAGTGACCCTCAAAGTGGTTAGGACAATTGGCTGAGACGTTGATCAAGGCAGTGATACCCAAGGCATCCAGCATGTCCTTCCGGGAAGCATGATAGGCACTGCCCAGGTACAGGAAGGACAGGATCTCCACTGGGCCCCCCTGGAAGTCAAAACAGTCCAGCATTCATCAAGCTTGTTCAGAGTTAACACCAGTCCCCACGCCCACAAAAACTCCCTACTGAAAAAGGGAGTTTCAGACACTGGTGACCTCAGCACTGTTGACAGtgtgttaaaataataataaagaattaagTCCATTGGCTTGGACGGAGCCAGCAAGCTCTTATATGCCAGCCACTGGAGACTCAGACCCATCCAATTACTTCACTGTGGAATAAAGATTTCCCGTGTCCCCTCAAGTATAAATAAAGCTGCAACCGCTCTCTGTATTCTCCCTGGCACAGCCCATCCAGACCTCTGCCAGCTCCGCCACCCCCTCCCACACCGCAGAGACCCACACTCTTACTAACCTGATCGTAGAGAGGGGTGCTACAGGAGCTGCATCCGGATTCTGCGCTGTCAGGGACACTAGTACTCAGGGGGAGGCTGAGCCCCATGGGGGTGGACTGTTTGCTGCACAGCTCAGGGCAGGAAGCCGAAAACGCTTCATATCCTCCTGAGAATACAAAGGCACACATTTCCCATTAGCATCACCGACACGACCTGGAGACAAGTCACCCACCCACCAGGGGCTGCGAGTTTACATGGAAGGTTCAGGGAAGTCTTTGTTCCCGGAGCCAAACAAAGCCAGTGACAAGTCCCTGGAGACTGGACACAGGCACTCCAGGTGGGACACCCATTCCCTAGCTGATGGCAGAGGTCCTGCCAGAGCCAGCGCGTACCTTGGAGGAAGAAGACTTGAGTGGTGCGCGCTTCTCGGCAGAGTGCGCCCGCGGCCAGGGCCAGAGTGCCGTCGCGCTTGGCGCCGTCCAGGGAGACACTGCGCTCGTCCAGCAACACTACGGCGTGGTAGGCGCCGGCCAGCAGGCGGCCGCGCAGCTCGGCGTTGGGCACGATATGCTCCAGGCCCATGGCACCCTTGGCGCGGCGCCGAACGATGGTGCTGAAGCGCACGTTCACCGAGCCCGCGATGTGGCCAGCGTTGAAGGCGAAGAAGGAGCGGCAGTCCAGCAGCAGGCACTGCGCGGCGCGCTCTCGCAGCAGCGCGCGCAGCCCCCCAGCGTCCAGGATGCCCACCTCCATCACCATGGCCAGCCCCAGCGACCCCAGCGTGCCCGTCCAAAAAACAATCTGTCGGTTGATCCGGCAAGGTGTCCTGTGGCCCTAAGTCCCCAAGTGCTCGCTGCTCTGGGTCTGGTTTCACTGCTGCGTCCGGCCCGCTAGTCCTTCGCTGCGCGCTCAGCCCTGGGAGCGCGGTTTTATGTGGCCTCTCGGGGGCGGTCCTGGGCGCGGCGagcggggggagggggaatggtttgtttgtttgaatggcGATCACGTGATATGTTGGTGACGTCAGTCGCCCTGCCGGGCTTGGCGCCGCCAAAGCCAAAGGCAAAGACGTCATCGGCTTGGGAGCGGGTAGGCTTTGAGCGCTGGCTCACAGCCCGGCCCCCACCCTGCTGTCCGCCCGGCCCGCAGGCAGCACGGCGCACTGCCAGCCCGGGTGGCCAGGACGCGCGGCCTGAGGACGCTCCCGGGGACTCTTGCCCGGTCCCCCTCCCCGGGTCTCTGTCGAGAGCGTAGGGGCACTGCTAGGACCACGATCTCAACTGGTCCCGCTCCCTGCCGCTGTTAGGGTAATGGCCCGGGCCGAGCCCAgcgggaaaggggagggggtggagagagatgaCCAACTCAGTAAACCCTGTGGCTTTACCCAGGACAAACGGCGAGAGTCGAGGCGTCCTTCTCTAGTgtcactttaaaatgttttacgcTGAACAAGGGAAAGTACCTCCAGTCAGCCCCGTACCAGAGTGTTATCCCTGTCGCGGTGGTCCCTAGAGCACTTGGAGCCAAGAAAGGAGGGTCGCAAGATCGGGTGTGGAGCCCAGGTTTGGCATTTTGGAAGGACCTAGGCAGGACTCGACAGCGCCGCCCAGGGACCGCCAAGCACGTCGTGGCGTGGCACCAGAGGTTgctgcttcccccaccccctacaccacacacacacacacacacacacacacacacacacacacacacacacacacacacatccttttgttttattttgttttgtttgttttgagacaaggtgcttatgtagccctggctggcgttgaactcacagagatcctccagctcctgcctcaccagtgctgagattaacggtgtgagcctccatgcctggctcttcatCTCTATTGAACAGAAGCTGGGCGCGCTAGCGACCCAGGGCTGGGGGCCTGGAATCCGCTCCTATGCGGGCCAAACTCTACCGGTCACACCCAGGTTCTGGCACTCCAGAGAGGCTGAACTCCTAATTCAATCCCAAGGCGCTTTAGGAGTATTGCCAAGACCTGTACCTTGGCACCTGGGAAGACCCCAGTGGTGTCTGTGTCCTTCCCCCAAACCCCACGGAACAGCTACCCGGTAAAGCCGTGAGCCCCAACCGCGACACCACGGAGTTGgatacataaacataaacattgcACCACTCTGCAGGGGTGCCGAGTCAGGAACATTCTGCggtttcttcctctctgctaGGGGAGGTGTTATAGAGGCCACCATGTGTCCTTGCTTTGCAACGTCCGCTTtgccgcccgccccccccccccgcgcgccccAGCTCTTGCCTTCTGCCTAATTCTTTGTAAATTCGGGGTGCTTTGCTTTTGAAGGGCGGTCTACCTTCCTTTGAGCATTGATCTGAAAGGACAGCAAAGAAGGCTTCAGATAGCACCGCCCTCCCTGCATCTCAg
This Peromyscus leucopus breed LL Stock chromosome 8b, UCI_PerLeu_2.1, whole genome shotgun sequence DNA region includes the following protein-coding sequences:
- the Dusp1 gene encoding dual specificity protein phosphatase 1, coding for MVMEVGILDAGGLRALLRERAAQCLLLDCRSFFAFNAGHIAGSVNVRFSTIVRRRAKGAMGLEHIVPNAELRGRLLAGAYHAVVLLDERSVSLDGAKRDGTLALAAGALCREARTTQVFFLQGGYEAFSASCPELCSKQSTPMGLSLPLSTSVPDSAESGCSSCSTPLYDQGGPVEILSFLYLGSAYHASRKDMLDALGITALINVSANCPNHFEGHYQYKSIPVEDNHKADISSWFNEAIDFIDSIKDAGGRVFVHCQAGISRSATICLAYLMRTNRVKLDEAFEFVKQRRSIISPNFSFMGQLLQFESQVLAPHCSAEAGSPAMAVLDRGTSTTTVFNFPVSIPVHPTNSALSYLQSPITTSPSC